A genomic window from Lebetimonas sp. JH292 includes:
- the carB gene encoding carbamoyl-phosphate synthase large subunit codes for MPKREDIHSILLIGSGPIVIGQACEFDYSGVQAAKTLKSLGYRVVLVNSNPATIMTDPEFADATYIEPIIPEVVAKIIEKENIDAILPTMGGQTALNVAMQMYERGMLEGVEFLGANPEAIKKGEDRQAFKEAMLKIGMDLPKSRYAYSLEEAEQAAKEIGFPIIIRASYTLGGLGSGVAYNMEEFKKLAKFGLEASPIGEILIEESLLGWKEYEMEVIRDRNDNCIIVCSIENIDPMGVHTGDSITVAPALTLTDKEYQKMRDASFAILREIGVDTGGSNVQFAVNPDTGRMIVIEMNPRVSRSSALASKATGYPIAKVATLLALGYTLDEIKNDITGTAASFEPTIDYIVTKIPRFTFEKFPQADSTLTTSMKSVGEVMAIGRTFKESLQKAIYSLETGLDGFEKIDCGEDELIKNIRIPNDKRLLYIGEAFRREKSVEEIYEICKIDRWFLNQIKEIIELEKEITLDILENETLLRRAKTYGFSDTMLAKLINKSEEDVYKARKKFGIEIDYNEVDTCAAEFDTTTSYLYSSVNVTKNVPPRKPDFDDKKVLILGGGPNRIGQGIEFDYCCVHAAFALNDLSVKTIMYNCNPETVSTDYDTSDVLYFEPITFERVRNVVELENPHGVIVQFGGQTPLKLAKPLTKINAKIIGTSAEVIDTAEDREKFAEFINTLGLNQPQNGTAFKKEEAFKIANTIGYPVLVRPSYVLGGRAMRIVYNDDELNEYMSEAVKVSEDSPVLIDKFLDRAIELDVDAISDTKDVYIGGIMQHIEEAGIHSGDSACSLPTVSISEEKIKEIENATKKIALKLGVKGLLNIQYALHRDKLYLIEVNPRASRTVPFVSKATGLPLAKVATRVMWNLAYNPEINNGKVLLEALNFYDKFNVVTFDSNVYKPKIHSHIAVKEAVFPFNKLTGADLILGPEMKSTGEVMGISSSFGESFAKSQLAVKFNLPKNGKVFVSLTDLDKEFAPKLARSLKNLGFDIVATSGTYKKIKDAGIEVTKVLKISEGRPNIVDMIKNEEIVLVINTSDNKASKDDAKIIRREVLNQGVPYFTTIAAAFAAVEAIEFLQTNDIKVESLQNYFKK; via the coding sequence ATGCCAAAAAGAGAAGATATCCATTCAATCCTTCTGATAGGCTCCGGTCCGATTGTCATTGGTCAGGCTTGTGAGTTTGACTATTCGGGCGTTCAAGCGGCAAAAACTCTCAAATCTCTTGGTTACAGGGTCGTTCTTGTTAATTCAAACCCTGCTACAATAATGACTGATCCTGAATTTGCAGATGCCACATATATTGAACCGATTATCCCCGAAGTAGTGGCAAAAATTATTGAAAAAGAAAATATTGATGCAATTCTTCCTACAATGGGGGGTCAGACTGCCCTTAATGTTGCTATGCAAATGTACGAAAGGGGAATGCTTGAGGGGGTTGAATTTTTAGGCGCTAACCCGGAAGCAATTAAAAAAGGCGAAGACAGACAGGCTTTCAAAGAAGCGATGCTGAAAATTGGTATGGATTTGCCTAAAAGCAGATACGCCTATTCCCTTGAAGAAGCCGAACAGGCTGCAAAAGAAATAGGATTTCCGATTATAATAAGGGCAAGTTATACGCTTGGAGGGCTTGGAAGCGGTGTTGCTTACAATATGGAGGAATTTAAAAAACTTGCCAAATTCGGTTTGGAGGCAAGTCCTATAGGGGAGATTTTAATAGAAGAATCTCTTCTTGGATGGAAAGAATATGAGATGGAGGTTATCCGCGACAGAAACGATAACTGCATAATAGTGTGTTCTATTGAAAATATCGATCCGATGGGTGTTCATACAGGGGATTCCATTACTGTTGCCCCGGCTCTTACACTCACTGATAAAGAATATCAGAAAATGAGGGATGCATCTTTTGCAATACTTCGTGAAATAGGCGTTGATACCGGAGGTAGCAACGTTCAGTTTGCCGTAAATCCGGATACCGGCAGAATGATAGTAATAGAAATGAATCCCAGGGTAAGTAGAAGTTCCGCACTTGCAAGTAAGGCGACAGGTTATCCTATTGCGAAAGTCGCAACGCTTCTTGCGCTCGGATATACATTAGACGAAATTAAAAACGATATTACAGGAACTGCCGCAAGTTTTGAGCCTACAATAGATTATATTGTCACAAAAATACCACGTTTTACATTTGAAAAATTTCCTCAGGCCGATTCAACACTTACGACTTCTATGAAAAGTGTCGGGGAAGTAATGGCGATAGGAAGGACATTTAAAGAATCATTGCAAAAGGCGATTTATTCTCTTGAAACAGGTCTTGACGGATTTGAAAAAATTGACTGCGGCGAAGATGAGCTGATTAAAAACATAAGAATTCCAAATGATAAAAGGCTTTTATATATCGGTGAGGCTTTCAGAAGAGAAAAAAGTGTTGAGGAAATTTATGAAATTTGTAAAATAGACAGATGGTTTTTAAATCAGATAAAAGAAATAATCGAACTTGAAAAAGAGATAACTCTTGATATTTTAGAAAATGAAACTCTGCTAAGACGTGCCAAAACATACGGGTTCAGTGATACAATGCTGGCTAAATTAATAAACAAAAGTGAAGAAGATGTATATAAAGCAAGAAAAAAATTCGGAATTGAAATCGATTATAACGAAGTGGACACATGTGCGGCGGAATTTGACACAACTACAAGTTATTTATATTCAAGCGTAAATGTTACAAAAAACGTGCCGCCAAGAAAACCGGATTTTGATGATAAAAAAGTGTTAATCCTTGGAGGCGGTCCAAACAGAATAGGTCAGGGAATTGAATTTGACTACTGCTGTGTTCATGCAGCATTTGCCCTTAATGATTTGAGTGTCAAAACTATTATGTATAACTGCAACCCGGAAACTGTTTCAACAGATTATGACACAAGCGATGTATTGTATTTTGAACCTATTACGTTTGAAAGGGTCAGAAATGTGGTTGAACTTGAAAATCCACACGGCGTAATTGTTCAGTTTGGCGGTCAGACTCCTCTTAAACTTGCAAAACCTTTAACTAAAATAAATGCAAAAATAATAGGAACTTCCGCTGAGGTTATAGATACGGCGGAAGATAGGGAAAAATTTGCCGAATTTATTAACACTCTTGGATTAAATCAGCCTCAAAACGGCACCGCCTTTAAAAAAGAAGAGGCTTTTAAAATTGCAAATACAATAGGATATCCGGTACTTGTAAGACCGAGTTACGTTCTTGGTGGCAGGGCTATGAGAATTGTCTATAATGATGATGAACTTAATGAATATATGAGCGAAGCCGTAAAAGTAAGCGAAGATTCCCCGGTGCTTATAGATAAGTTTCTTGACAGGGCAATTGAACTTGATGTAGATGCAATTAGCGACACAAAAGATGTATATATCGGCGGGATAATGCAGCATATTGAAGAGGCAGGCATTCACAGCGGAGACAGCGCCTGTTCTTTACCTACTGTAAGTATAAGCGAGGAAAAAATAAAAGAAATAGAAAACGCCACAAAAAAGATAGCTCTAAAACTTGGAGTAAAAGGACTTTTAAATATCCAATATGCTCTGCATCGTGATAAACTATATTTGATTGAGGTAAATCCAAGAGCAAGCCGAACTGTACCTTTTGTATCCAAAGCCACAGGACTTCCTCTTGCAAAAGTCGCAACAAGGGTTATGTGGAATTTGGCATATAATCCTGAAATCAATAACGGGAAAGTTTTATTGGAAGCGCTTAATTTTTATGACAAATTTAATGTCGTAACATTTGACAGTAATGTGTATAAACCGAAAATTCATTCTCACATTGCGGTAAAAGAAGCGGTTTTTCCTTTTAATAAACTTACGGGGGCCGATTTAATATTAGGGCCTGAAATGAAATCAACCGGGGAGGTTATGGGAATAAGCTCAAGTTTTGGAGAGAGCTTTGCTAAATCTCAGCTTGCGGTTAAATTCAATCTGCCTAAAAACGGAAAAGTTTTTGTTTCCTTAACCGATTTGGATAAGGAATTTGCCCCTAAACTGGCCAGAAGCTTAAAAAATCTCGGATTTGACATTGTAGCCACAAGCGGAACATACAAAAAAATCAAAGATGCGGGAATTGAAGTTACAAAAGTTTTGAAAATAAGCGAAGGAAGACCGAATATTGTAGATATGATTAAAAACGAAGAAATAGTTCTTGTTATAAATACAAGCGACAATAAAGCAAGCAAAGACGACGCCAAAATCATAAGACGTGAAGTTTTAAACCAGGGAGTTCCGTATTTTACAACCATTGCAGCGGCATTCGCAGCCGTTGAGGCGATTGAATTTTTACAGACAAACGATATAAAAGTGGAATCTCTTCAAAATTATTTTAAAAAATAA
- the radC gene encoding DNA repair protein RadC gives MSKKISQLESFDKPREKLLSKGPGFLKDYELVAIILGSGVKGKDVIKLSREIVKLLKNDFNSLTVEKLMNIRGLGMAKASTIISAIELSKRYLIKQNKKITSSKDVYDELKEYRNKKQEYFIAIYLDGANHICFKRVITIGTLNQSLVHPREVFAPAIEHRCAGVIVAHNHPSGQLEASGADISVTKRLKESGRLLGIELIDHLIFTQNGFLSFIEEEML, from the coding sequence ATGAGTAAAAAAATTTCACAACTGGAAAGTTTTGACAAACCTCGGGAAAAATTGCTTTCGAAAGGACCGGGTTTTTTAAAAGATTATGAACTGGTTGCTATAATCCTCGGCAGCGGAGTTAAAGGGAAAGATGTTATTAAACTTTCCCGTGAAATTGTTAAATTACTAAAAAACGATTTTAATTCGCTTACGGTTGAGAAATTAATGAATATCAGAGGACTCGGCATGGCAAAGGCCTCCACCATTATAAGTGCCATAGAACTTTCAAAACGCTATCTCATCAAGCAAAACAAAAAAATAACTTCTTCAAAAGACGTTTATGACGAGCTAAAAGAATACCGCAATAAAAAACAGGAATATTTTATAGCTATCTATCTTGACGGAGCAAATCATATCTGTTTTAAACGTGTTATTACAATAGGCACGCTAAATCAAAGCCTTGTGCACCCGAGAGAAGTATTTGCCCCCGCAATTGAACACAGGTGTGCGGGTGTAATCGTTGCCCATAATCATCCATCAGGGCAGTTGGAAGCGAGCGGGGCTGATATTTCGGTTACCAAAAGATTAAAAGAGAGCGGCAGACTGCTTGGAATTGAATTAATTGATCATCTTATTTTTACTCAAAATGGATTTTTAAGTTTTATTGAAGAGGAGATGTTATAA